A stretch of the Deltaproteobacteria bacterium genome encodes the following:
- a CDS encoding Arc family DNA-binding protein, translating into MKNTVQKKTERFTIVTIPIVIESLKKVAKSNERSLNWQIERILKDWLLEKGEIKQKDLD; encoded by the coding sequence ATGAAGAACACAGTCCAAAAGAAAACGGAACGCTTCACAATTGTAACTATTCCAATAGTGATCGAATCACTCAAAAAAGTTGCAAAATCAAATGAACGTTCTCTGAACTGGCAGATAGAGCGGATTTTGAAAGATTGGTTGCTTGAAAAGGGTGAGATTAAGCAGAAAGACCTGGATTAG
- a CDS encoding DUF262 domain-containing protein → MKDKKQAKSGPTASLPKDPQPSVDRIDDLASRVIKGDILLPKFQRDFVWERSQVLNLLDSIVRNYPIGSILLWQSRQELRSENKIADLEINLPKPDYPVNYLLDGQQRLSAICGSMYWHGTNPQSIWNLAYDLRLQKFIFLDSLGDPPQHQIRMNKLKDPSSFYKHVAMLSNLDVILPH, encoded by the coding sequence ATGAAAGATAAAAAACAAGCCAAATCTGGGCCAACCGCCTCTCTACCAAAAGACCCCCAGCCAAGTGTAGACAGAATAGATGACCTAGCATCTCGGGTAATAAAGGGAGATATTTTACTGCCCAAGTTTCAAAGGGATTTTGTTTGGGAAAGGTCTCAGGTGCTTAATCTTCTAGATTCAATTGTAAGAAATTACCCGATTGGAAGTATTTTGCTTTGGCAAAGCCGACAAGAACTTAGAAGTGAAAATAAAATCGCGGATCTTGAGATAAATCTCCCCAAACCGGATTATCCGGTAAACTATTTGCTAGATGGGCAACAGCGTTTATCGGCAATTTGTGGTTCGATGTATTGGCACGGTACAAATCCACAAAGTATTTGGAACCTTGCTTACGACCTACGATTGCAAAAATTTATTTTTCTAGATTCGTTGGGCGATCCTCCACAGCACCAAATTAGAATGAATAAACTCAAAGATCCCTCATCATTTTATAAGCATGTCGCTATGCTTTCAAATCTCGATGTGATCCTCCCCCACTAA
- a CDS encoding M48 family metallopeptidase encodes MNIYALIIIVALLGSYLLEVFSEALNLKNLKPELPGEFKGYYDEEKYGKSQEYTRATTSFGLVSGTFDLVLLLAFWRLGGFNSLDMYLRAYGFGEIATGLFYIASLLLAKTVISLPFSIYSTFVIEERFGFNKTTAATFVADLFKGIILSMIIGGLVMATVLWFFETAGALAWFYCWIAVTFFILLLQFIAPTWIMPLFNKFSPLEEGELRNSILAYAKSVNFSVENLFVIDGSKRSSKSNAFFTGFGKNKRIALFDTLIEGHSVSELVAVLAHEIGHFKKKHVIKGMVISIIHMGIMLYLLSIFVSHRGLFDAFYMENVSVYSGLLFFGLLFSPIEMVLSIFMNIFSRKNEYEADRFAAETTGRGDDMISALKKLSVHNLSNLTPHPFYVFLNYSHPPLIERIKAMRG; translated from the coding sequence ATGAATATTTATGCATTGATCATCATTGTCGCCCTGCTGGGAAGTTATTTGCTGGAAGTATTTTCCGAAGCGCTTAATCTTAAAAACCTCAAGCCTGAACTTCCCGGGGAATTTAAAGGTTACTATGATGAGGAGAAGTACGGCAAATCACAGGAATATACGAGGGCAACGACAAGCTTTGGCCTTGTAAGCGGTACCTTTGACCTTGTCCTTCTTCTGGCATTCTGGCGCCTGGGAGGATTTAACTCTCTTGATATGTATTTAAGAGCTTACGGCTTTGGTGAAATTGCAACGGGCCTTTTTTATATCGCTTCGCTTCTGCTTGCCAAGACGGTTATTTCACTTCCCTTTTCCATTTATTCCACCTTTGTTATTGAAGAACGCTTCGGTTTTAACAAAACCACGGCCGCTACCTTTGTGGCTGATCTTTTCAAGGGGATCATCCTGTCAATGATTATCGGTGGTCTTGTTATGGCAACGGTGCTCTGGTTTTTTGAAACGGCGGGGGCGCTTGCCTGGTTTTACTGCTGGATTGCCGTCACCTTCTTTATCCTGCTCCTTCAGTTTATAGCGCCCACCTGGATTATGCCGCTATTTAACAAGTTTTCCCCCCTTGAAGAAGGGGAACTGAGAAATTCCATCCTGGCTTATGCAAAGTCCGTTAATTTTTCCGTTGAAAATCTTTTTGTTATTGACGGCTCAAAAAGATCGAGCAAATCTAATGCCTTTTTTACGGGTTTTGGAAAAAACAAGCGTATTGCTCTCTTCGATACCCTTATCGAAGGGCACAGCGTTTCTGAACTTGTTGCCGTTCTGGCCCATGAGATTGGCCATTTCAAGAAAAAGCACGTTATCAAAGGGATGGTCATCAGTATCATTCATATGGGGATTATGCTTTATCTTCTCTCCATCTTTGTCAGCCACAGGGGGCTTTTCGATGCTTTTTACATGGAGAATGTCTCTGTTTATTCGGGGCTTTTATTTTTTGGTCTTCTCTTTTCACCTATTGAAATGGTCCTTTCCATATTCATGAATATCTTTTCCCGTAAGAATGAATACGAAGCCGACCGTTTTGCGGCAGAGACGACGGGAAGGGGTGATGATATGATAAGCGCCCTCAAAAAACTCTCTGTCCACAACCTGTCGAACCTGACGCCGCATCCCTTTTATGTTTTTCTCAATTATTCTCACCCGCCGCTTATTGAAAGGATAAAGGCTATGAGGGGGTAA
- a CDS encoding cytochrome C, with amino-acid sequence MKKNIINRFIFTVTIASLFFAANAIAGELSPAERLGKHLFFDKLSDPDWMSCAGCHDPDVGFTGPIPGINKHGAVLRGAVPTRFGNRKPPSAAYATLSPVFHYDAGEGLFVGGNFWDGRATGERLGNPAAEQALGPFLNPVEQNNASRQAVCEQIAASMYSSLFEEVWGSGSLDCSDSGIMATYDKVGLSIAAYEASAEVNPFSSKYDYYLKGMVDLTEIEQKGLALFNGKGKCNLCHPGDVGTNNEPPLFTDFTYDNLGVPKNPENPFYSMDEEFLDDGSAINPMGASWIDPGLGGFLETRPEWAMYAAQNYGKHKVPTLRNVDKRPGAKFPKAYMHNGVFKSLKEVVHFYNTRDINDWPEPEVAENVNKDELGDLRLTDDEEWAIVEFLKTLSDGYKL; translated from the coding sequence ATGAAGAAAAACATCATTAATCGATTTATTTTTACTGTTACCATAGCCTCATTATTTTTTGCGGCAAATGCAATAGCCGGGGAACTCTCACCGGCAGAACGTCTGGGGAAACACCTTTTCTTTGACAAGCTTTCCGATCCGGACTGGATGTCCTGCGCCGGCTGCCACGATCCTGATGTCGGATTTACAGGCCCCATTCCGGGAATAAATAAACATGGCGCTGTTTTAAGAGGCGCAGTGCCAACGCGTTTCGGCAATCGCAAGCCACCGAGCGCCGCCTATGCGACGTTAAGTCCCGTTTTCCACTATGACGCCGGGGAAGGTCTTTTTGTGGGCGGCAACTTCTGGGACGGCCGGGCCACAGGGGAAAGGCTTGGCAACCCCGCTGCCGAACAGGCGCTTGGTCCCTTTCTGAATCCTGTCGAGCAGAACAATGCAAGCAGGCAGGCTGTCTGTGAACAGATTGCAGCTTCAATGTATTCATCGCTCTTTGAGGAGGTTTGGGGAAGCGGTTCTCTTGACTGCAGCGATTCGGGCATTATGGCAACCTACGATAAAGTCGGTCTTTCTATTGCTGCCTATGAGGCATCGGCTGAAGTTAACCCCTTCTCATCCAAGTATGACTATTACCTGAAAGGAATGGTTGATCTGACGGAAATAGAGCAAAAGGGGCTGGCACTTTTTAATGGCAAGGGCAAGTGTAATTTATGCCATCCCGGTGATGTGGGCACAAACAATGAGCCGCCGCTCTTTACCGATTTCACCTATGACAATCTTGGCGTCCCCAAAAACCCGGAAAATCCTTTTTACAGCATGGATGAAGAATTCCTTGATGACGGAAGCGCCATTAATCCCATGGGCGCAAGCTGGATTGATCCCGGTCTGGGCGGCTTTTTAGAGACCCGTCCCGAATGGGCAATGTATGCAGCGCAAAACTACGGCAAGCATAAAGTCCCGACGCTGAGAAATGTGGATAAAAGGCCGGGCGCTAAATTTCCAAAGGCCTATATGCATAACGGTGTCTTTAAATCGCTTAAAGAGGTTGTTCATTTCTACAACACGCGGGACATTAACGACTGGCCTGAACCTGAAGTGGCCGAAAATGTTAACAAAGACGAACTGGGAGATCTCCGTTTAACTGACGATGAAGAGTGGGCTATCGTCGAGTTCTTAAAAACGCTCTCAGACGGCTACAAGCTTTAG
- a CDS encoding cobalamin-dependent protein (Presence of a B(12) (cobalamin)-binding domain implies dependence on cobalamin itself, in one of its several forms, or in some unusual lineages, dependence on a cobalamin-like analog.), which yields MSHFSELIKLVEKGENAKAVVEADRLLLAGFTGKKIISEGLVPALQSLKHKCTIENFQLLEVLLSSRAMVEVIDQVIAQNLKGKMDQIIHMNDITGDKEGASKVIVIGTIQGDIHDLGKHLVATLSSLSGIKVINLGKDVPPLAFVDAAERENADFICVSSLMTVCLPTINEIKPLSKGRGINSLIVAGGAAVQQAEEGYLDVDYRAFDAFDGINYFMKHEG from the coding sequence ATGTCTCATTTTTCAGAGCTTATAAAGCTTGTCGAAAAGGGCGAGAATGCGAAGGCTGTCGTTGAAGCCGACCGCTTGCTCCTGGCCGGGTTTACAGGGAAAAAAATTATTAGTGAGGGGCTTGTGCCGGCCTTGCAGTCGCTCAAGCATAAATGCACCATAGAAAACTTTCAGCTTCTTGAAGTGCTCCTCTCCTCACGGGCCATGGTAGAGGTGATAGATCAGGTGATAGCCCAAAACCTGAAAGGGAAAATGGATCAGATCATTCATATGAATGATATTACCGGGGACAAAGAGGGCGCGTCAAAAGTTATCGTTATCGGCACTATTCAGGGAGATATTCATGATCTGGGCAAGCATCTTGTGGCCACATTGTCGAGCCTTTCGGGCATTAAAGTCATTAATCTCGGAAAAGATGTGCCCCCCCTGGCTTTTGTCGACGCTGCCGAGAGGGAAAATGCCGATTTTATCTGCGTCTCTTCACTGATGACGGTTTGTCTTCCCACAATTAACGAAATAAAGCCGCTGTCGAAAGGCCGCGGTATTAATTCCCTTATCGTTGCCGGCGGCGCAGCCGTTCAGCAGGCAGAAGAGGGCTATCTCGATGTCGATTACAGGGCTTTTGATGCCTTTGACGGCATTAATTATTTTATGAAGCACGAGGGATAA
- a CDS encoding ASKHA domain-containing protein yields MNSFERIYATLKRERTDRVAVIPEVAAVTSTLAGGTVRDYVTDGEVIARRQLDARDRFDYDAVIAFADLCVEAEAIGCKTVFPENNYPHISVPVINGADDIDGLVLPDPYKSGRMPQLIKAVSLMKENCAGRVPVVAHVLGPMTIAARIMDIEKLLYMIVDEPHNFRKLLNFTLKVTITFMEALIDAGADCIIMFNPAASPAVLPANIFREFELPNLKQIFSLLKKKDEKIMSWYSVAGATQDVIEDVGQAPVDILTIDYLVPLDVAYSLSPALVFNGNIKSLSFVNERAEDIYGESAALIESSLEEGRFILGSGCEVPPDSRAENIEALVRAAKDASRRTRIYGNAGKGMKEVTFYPYGKKVYAAEGENLMHLAAKVGIQISRLCNKSGACGTCLVRIDKGKSSALTKTELIRLDEEDKRENMRLACQVSVEGDIEVYVPFSSRILNKKIFARKDISRDAINTMLYEFGEPFSLIACSRKFFMPAANEEKTDLEIFKALAGENVSLKPEQLGQMSDFIKDEKKEQFCIIDEERKAVLDFSSSSAIYGAAIDIGTTNIAAYIHDMVTGELLTCGAVVNPQAAFGDNVMKRSEEYMKSHDKRNKLVHALFKGVNHLLLELTRGADLDFNSIFRVVIVGNAVMHHMFFDLRLDNLVRAPFIPVTDEPCFYVNGEREEAMRLAVNRQAAIYLPPLMGGFAGSDVAVGIIATGMHRSDKITLFIDMGTNGEIALGNRKRLIVTSAAAGPAFEYSFASAGGAAASGIVYEVDIDEKFNAHFKTFDGQSPTGMCGSAVVDTIASLLKLNLLDERGRFIDNADCPHLTDEGYTVVPRQQTSYFKPLVMTAKDVEEIQKAKGGIRASVSLLLKEYGIEAKDLDKVVLTGAFGVTMKAANVILIGLIPPVAEEKVEFLQNGAGLGARLCLMAKDAAGDVEKLAERIEYVNVARSSEFNDIFIDALFFN; encoded by the coding sequence ATGAATTCATTTGAGCGTATTTATGCAACGCTAAAAAGGGAGCGCACTGACCGCGTCGCCGTTATTCCTGAAGTCGCTGCCGTAACGTCTACTCTTGCAGGGGGAACAGTGAGAGATTACGTTACCGATGGCGAGGTGATTGCCCGTCGGCAGCTGGACGCCAGAGACCGCTTCGATTATGATGCCGTCATCGCCTTTGCCGACCTTTGCGTTGAGGCCGAAGCCATCGGCTGCAAGACCGTATTTCCGGAAAATAATTACCCTCACATTAGCGTGCCTGTCATCAACGGGGCCGATGACATTGACGGCCTGGTTCTTCCCGATCCCTATAAAAGCGGACGCATGCCCCAGCTTATCAAGGCCGTATCCCTTATGAAAGAGAATTGCGCGGGCCGGGTTCCCGTTGTTGCTCATGTCCTGGGGCCCATGACTATTGCCGCCAGGATAATGGATATTGAAAAGCTGCTCTACATGATTGTCGATGAGCCTCATAATTTCAGAAAGCTCCTCAATTTTACCCTGAAGGTGACCATTACTTTCATGGAGGCCTTAATCGATGCCGGCGCCGATTGTATTATCATGTTTAATCCTGCCGCTTCACCTGCCGTGCTTCCGGCAAACATCTTCAGGGAATTTGAACTTCCCAACCTGAAACAGATCTTTTCCCTTCTCAAGAAAAAGGATGAAAAGATCATGAGCTGGTACAGCGTTGCCGGGGCGACGCAGGACGTGATTGAAGATGTGGGGCAGGCGCCTGTCGATATTCTTACTATCGATTACCTCGTTCCTCTCGATGTCGCCTATTCCCTTTCTCCTGCCCTTGTTTTTAATGGAAACATTAAATCCCTCTCTTTTGTCAATGAAAGGGCAGAGGATATTTACGGGGAGTCTGCGGCGCTTATCGAGAGTTCCCTTGAAGAGGGAAGGTTCATACTCGGTTCGGGCTGTGAGGTGCCTCCTGATTCGCGGGCTGAAAATATCGAGGCCCTTGTTCGCGCGGCAAAAGATGCTTCCCGCAGGACCAGGATTTACGGTAATGCAGGAAAGGGCATGAAAGAAGTTACTTTCTACCCCTACGGCAAGAAAGTTTATGCCGCAGAAGGGGAAAACCTTATGCACCTTGCTGCAAAGGTTGGTATTCAGATATCGAGGCTCTGTAATAAATCAGGGGCCTGCGGGACCTGTCTCGTCAGGATTGATAAGGGAAAAAGCAGCGCTTTGACAAAGACCGAGCTCATAAGGCTTGATGAGGAAGACAAAAGGGAGAATATGAGGCTGGCCTGCCAGGTCAGTGTCGAGGGGGACATTGAAGTTTACGTTCCTTTTTCATCGAGAATATTGAATAAAAAGATCTTCGCCAGAAAAGACATTTCCCGGGATGCTATTAATACTATGCTTTATGAATTTGGGGAGCCTTTCTCCCTCATTGCCTGTTCCAGGAAATTTTTTATGCCTGCAGCCAATGAAGAAAAGACGGACCTTGAGATTTTCAAGGCTCTTGCCGGGGAAAATGTCAGCCTCAAGCCGGAGCAACTGGGCCAAATGTCTGATTTTATAAAAGATGAGAAGAAAGAACAGTTTTGTATTATCGATGAAGAAAGGAAGGCTGTCCTCGATTTTTCTTCTTCTTCTGCTATATATGGCGCTGCAATAGACATTGGGACCACCAATATTGCCGCATACATACATGACATGGTGACCGGTGAATTGCTGACTTGCGGGGCTGTCGTCAATCCCCAGGCCGCCTTTGGCGATAATGTGATGAAACGGTCGGAAGAATACATGAAGAGCCATGACAAGAGGAACAAGCTCGTTCATGCCCTTTTTAAAGGGGTAAACCACCTCCTTCTTGAGTTGACGAGAGGGGCCGACCTGGATTTTAACAGCATATTCAGGGTCGTTATTGTGGGTAATGCAGTCATGCACCATATGTTTTTTGATTTAAGGCTTGATAATCTCGTTAGAGCGCCTTTTATTCCTGTAACGGATGAACCCTGTTTCTATGTGAACGGCGAAAGGGAAGAGGCCATGAGACTGGCCGTAAACCGGCAGGCCGCTATTTATTTGCCGCCTCTTATGGGTGGATTTGCCGGTTCCGATGTTGCTGTCGGCATTATTGCTACGGGCATGCACAGGTCTGATAAAATTACCCTCTTTATCGATATGGGAACAAATGGAGAGATAGCGCTTGGCAACAGAAAGAGACTTATCGTTACTTCGGCGGCAGCGGGGCCGGCCTTTGAATATTCTTTCGCTTCCGCCGGGGGTGCTGCGGCGTCAGGCATCGTTTACGAGGTAGATATTGATGAAAAATTTAATGCGCATTTTAAGACTTTTGACGGTCAAAGTCCGACGGGGATGTGCGGAAGCGCCGTTGTTGACACCATTGCATCGCTTTTGAAGCTCAACCTTCTCGATGAAAGAGGGCGCTTTATCGATAATGCCGATTGCCCGCATTTGACGGATGAAGGATATACGGTGGTACCCAGGCAGCAAACCTCCTATTTTAAACCCCTTGTGATGACGGCAAAAGACGTTGAAGAAATTCAGAAAGCAAAGGGAGGCATCAGGGCAAGCGTATCTTTACTTCTTAAAGAGTACGGTATTGAGGCAAAAGACCTGGATAAGGTTGTTCTGACAGGCGCCTTTGGTGTTACCATGAAGGCGGCCAACGTCATTCTTATCGGCCTTATTCCGCCTGTTGCTGAAGAGAAGGTGGAATTTCTCCAGAACGGGGCCGGGCTCGGCGCAAGGCTCTGCCTCATGGCAAAAGATGCCGCCGGTGATGTGGAAAAGCTGGCCGAAAGGATAGAATATGTAAACGTGGCAAGGTCCAGTGAATTTAACGACATCTTTATTGATGCCCTCTTTTTTAATTAA
- a CDS encoding S8 family serine peptidase: protein MTTLLKSLTTALFITIVSFSFNLPPAAAETASGPPKGAPAFAPPCKPGFLPGQAKVPCRGIIAFIEGVTENERAQLVKKAGASLKFNFNIVNGSAVFVPDEATYLSLSKNEKVKSIIPDRVTSVFVKPESPGGKGGRESGQTVPSGVELIGAAPGALSVTGTGIGVAIIDTGIDMDHADLAVGSPCFTAYAGCNDGEGHGTHVAGIVAALDNDINVVGVAPQATPYAVKVLNDRGSGLDSAIIAGLEWVYNYGETLTPPIRVVNMSLGREGNISDNPLYHDAIKKVYESGISIVVAAGNDPGMEVSQTIPAAYAEVISVASTTAQDGMSRCKSYSGIIPAHSASYFSTDGVSVTLSAPGEKAEHIHQRCFIQSEGILSLKAAGGTTRKSGTSMAAPHVAGVIALMFEEANGYLEPEVVRSGIKNNAFLIGTAPLDSPVSSYTYDGIREGVISACGALASCP, encoded by the coding sequence ATGACCACCTTGTTAAAAAGTCTCACAACAGCCCTTTTCATCACCATCGTCAGCTTTTCATTTAACCTGCCGCCTGCTGCAGCCGAAACCGCATCAGGTCCGCCAAAAGGCGCTCCGGCTTTTGCCCCCCCCTGTAAACCGGGGTTTCTGCCGGGACAGGCAAAGGTTCCCTGCCGGGGCATTATAGCCTTTATTGAAGGTGTCACAGAAAACGAGCGTGCTCAGCTTGTTAAAAAAGCGGGCGCCTCGCTAAAATTTAATTTCAATATTGTAAATGGGAGCGCAGTTTTTGTGCCCGATGAAGCGACTTATTTATCCCTTTCCAAAAATGAAAAAGTTAAATCCATTATTCCTGACAGGGTAACCAGTGTATTTGTAAAACCGGAAAGCCCGGGTGGAAAGGGCGGCAGAGAATCAGGTCAGACCGTTCCTTCCGGTGTGGAACTCATCGGCGCGGCTCCGGGCGCATTATCTGTGACCGGCACAGGCATTGGTGTTGCCATAATCGATACGGGAATTGATATGGACCATGCCGATCTCGCTGTGGGCTCCCCCTGTTTTACGGCTTATGCCGGTTGTAATGACGGAGAAGGCCATGGAACCCATGTTGCCGGAATTGTGGCGGCGCTGGACAATGATATCAATGTTGTGGGCGTAGCGCCCCAGGCAACGCCTTATGCGGTAAAAGTACTGAATGACAGGGGCAGCGGTTTGGATTCTGCCATCATTGCAGGCCTTGAATGGGTTTATAATTACGGTGAAACACTTACCCCCCCCATTCGTGTCGTAAACATGAGTCTGGGAAGAGAAGGCAACATTTCAGACAACCCTCTTTACCATGATGCCATCAAAAAAGTTTATGAATCAGGAATTTCAATCGTTGTTGCTGCCGGCAATGACCCCGGCATGGAGGTATCTCAAACAATACCGGCAGCCTATGCGGAGGTTATAAGTGTAGCCAGCACGACAGCACAGGACGGAATGAGCAGATGCAAGTCTTATAGCGGTATTATTCCCGCCCATAGCGCATCCTATTTTTCAACGGATGGCGTTTCTGTTACCCTATCGGCGCCCGGTGAAAAAGCCGAACATATTCATCAGCGATGCTTTATTCAGTCAGAGGGGATCTTGTCGCTGAAAGCGGCAGGTGGAACAACACGTAAGTCGGGAACCAGCATGGCGGCGCCCCACGTTGCCGGAGTCATTGCGCTCATGTTTGAAGAAGCAAACGGTTATCTCGAGCCGGAAGTGGTAAGATCGGGGATTAAAAACAACGCTTTTTTGATTGGAACAGCACCGCTCGATTCACCCGTTTCAAGCTATACCTATGATGGTATAAGGGAAGGCGTCATCTCTGCCTGCGGAGCGCTCGCCTCCTGTCCCTAA
- a CDS encoding response regulator, producing MTSGAGKLKILIVDDSSYYLRLGGAFLKRSICKMMTAQNGKIALSLIKEEQPDLVIMDFKMPVMNGDECCRLVKADDKIKNTPIVMMANAWDLNAKEICEKAGCDYFAFKPVNKPQFYHAIRKYLNLKERSFPRVSSDAAVSYFYNKFEDEGKLLNISECGMFLKSIFPLREGAEVSALFKLTRLGDPVKVKGKVVRAVNRVDESSASVNLGMGIKFISPSDYVKSTISHYKRIKKM from the coding sequence ATGACTTCCGGCGCTGGAAAACTGAAAATACTTATTGTCGATGATTCAAGCTATTATTTAAGACTGGGAGGCGCCTTTCTCAAAAGAAGCATCTGTAAAATGATGACGGCGCAAAATGGTAAAATAGCGCTGTCCCTGATTAAAGAAGAGCAGCCTGATCTGGTTATTATGGACTTTAAAATGCCTGTCATGAACGGTGATGAATGCTGCCGGCTCGTCAAGGCCGATGATAAAATAAAAAATACCCCCATTGTCATGATGGCAAACGCCTGGGATCTTAATGCCAAAGAAATATGTGAAAAAGCAGGTTGTGATTATTTTGCTTTTAAGCCCGTCAATAAACCGCAATTTTATCATGCCATACGAAAATACCTGAATCTGAAGGAGCGCTCTTTCCCGAGAGTTTCCTCTGACGCTGCTGTTTCCTATTTTTATAATAAATTTGAAGATGAAGGCAAGTTGCTTAATATCAGTGAATGCGGAATGTTTCTTAAAAGTATATTCCCCTTGCGGGAGGGGGCGGAAGTAAGCGCTCTTTTCAAGCTTACCCGTCTTGGTGATCCTGTGAAGGTAAAGGGAAAAGTGGTCAGGGCAGTTAACAGGGTTGATGAAAGCTCTGCTTCAGTAAATCTGGGAATGGGAATAAAGTTTATTTCTCCTTCTGATTATGTTAAGAGTACCATCAGCCATTACAAAAGGATTAAAAAGATGTAG